One genomic segment of Trichoplusia ni isolate ovarian cell line Hi5 chromosome 5, tn1, whole genome shotgun sequence includes these proteins:
- the LOC113494624 gene encoding nucleolar complex protein 4 homolog B, whose translation MAAVQQNFSKMISAQLRNKANEFLNSRKHANNLADILQMFEAETDNYTPLLLTVEVIFTELLRRGDLIEGIVPLKPADHSPEGEYKRWLRQCFEAAQTRALECIRRGRTSSRLQALVTACKLMQAEGKHPLEQSTGYYFPSIRLKNIFTVLLDSELSMSAPIARFQEFTEYRDVQQYGLKVLSTLAYRKSPTSIYMQNYLELLDRLLVCEITTEPRAKAKERDNEEKEEKLLCGAEDKAPFPYNPGVCRRYANRCWGFACQWPLCEDSRVHRRALLLLVERLMPLLARPHLATDMLCDSLDAGGPISMLALQGVLELVRRHNIDYPDMYDRLYAMFEPEMFATRYKKRLLHLADIFLSSTHLPEGLVAAFAKRLARLALLAAADDAAALLQLLHNLLLRHPALKRMICHEDSPAIMSNDPYVMEETCAGASRALGSSLWEVWALRRHAAPALAAAAAAVFAAADPRATPVALAPPDLAASFDAELKKRFKTIEMNFVRPQGMTTPSGERVMQYWELMA comes from the exons atggCTGCTGTACaacaaaatttttcaaaaatgataTCTGCACAGCTACGCAATAAAGCAAATGAGTTTTTGAACTCTAGAAAACATGCTAATAACCTTGCCGACATACTACAGATGTTCGAG gcTGAAACGGATAACTATACGCCCTTGTTGCTCACTGTGGAAGTGATATTTACTGAACTGTTACGACGTGGTGATCTGATTGAAGGAATAGTCCCATTAAAACCAGCAG ACCACAGTCCAGAGGGAGAATACAAGCGATGGCTCCGGCAGTGCTTCGAGGCGGCTCAGACGCGCGCTCTGGAGTGCATCCGCCGCGGCCGCACCAGCTCGCGGCTGCAGGCGCTCGTCACTGCCTGCAAGCTCATGCAGGCCGAGGGCAAGCACCCACTGGAACAATCCACCGGATACTACTTCCCTTCTATAAGGCTCAAG AACATATTCACTGTGTTACTGGACTCTGAGCTGTCGATGTCGGCGCCGATAGCTCGTTTCCAGGAATTCACTGAGTACAGAGATGTGCAGCAGTACGGACTCAAAGTTCTCTCCACACTGGCTTATCGCAA GTCACCAACATCAATATACATGCAAAACTACTTGGAGTTGTTGGACCGCCTGCTGGTATGCGAGATAACCACTGAACCCAGGGCCAAGGCCAAGGAGCGAGACAATGAAGAGAAGGAGGAGAAGCTGCTGTGCGGAGCTGAAG ACAAGGCCCCGTTCCCGTACAACCCTGGCGTGTGCCGTCGCTACGCTAACCGCTGCTGGGGCTTCGCGTGCCAGTGGCCGCTGTGCGAGGACTCGCGCGTGCACCGCcgcgcgctgctgctgctggtGGAGCGCCTCATGCCGCTGCTGGCCAGGCCGCACCTCGCCACCGACATGCTCTGCGACAGCCTCGACGCCG GTGGTCCAATCAGTATGCTAGCGCTGCAGGGCGTGCTGGAGCTAGTGCGGCGCCACAACATCGACTATCCGGACATGTACGACCGCCTCTACGCTATGTTCGAGCCCGAGATGTTCGCCACCCGCTACAAGAAACGTTTGTTGCATCTCGCTGACATATTTTTAAGCTCCAC TCACCTACCCGAAGGCCTGGTTGCGGCGTTCGCAAAGCGACTAGCGCGGCTGGCACTATTGGCTGCGGCGGATGACGCGGCCGCATTGCTGCAGCTGCTGCACAACCTGCTGCTGCGGCACCCCGCGCTGAAGCGCATGATCTGCCACGAGGACTCGCCGGCTATCA TGTCGAACGACCCGTACGTGATGGAGGAGACGTGTGCGGGCGCGTCCCGCGCGCTGGGCTCGTCGCTGTGGGAGGTGTGGGCGCTGCGGCGGCACGCGGCgcccgcgctggccgccgccgccgccgccgtgtTCGCGGCCGCCGACCCGCGCGCCACGCCCGTCGCGCTGGCGCCGCCAGACCTCGCCGCG TCATTCGACGCTGAACTAAAGAAGAGGTTCAAGACGATAGAGATGAACTTCGTGCGACCGCAGGGCATGACGACGCCGTCTGGAGAGCGCGTGATGCAGTACTGGGAGCTGATGGCCTGA